A region of the Vicinamibacteria bacterium genome:
CGAAGCGGTCATGCACATGCTGGAGACGGTGGGGACCCCCGATCGGGCGGAGGCCTTCCTGGCCGAGGCCTTCGCGGCCAAGCGGAAGATCATGGGGTTCGGCCACGCGGTCTACCGCACCGAGGACCCGCGGGCCACCCACCTCCGTCCCCTCGCCCGCGCCCTGGGCGAGGAGGCGGGGGACGGCCGCTGGTACGCCCTCTCCGAGAGGATCGAAGCGATCGTGCGCGCCCGCAAGGGGCTCAACACCAACGTGGACTTCTACTCCGCCTCCGCCTACCGCTCCCTCGGCATCCCCACCGACCTCTTCACCCCCGTCTTCGCGGTCTCGCGCATCTCGGGCTGGACCGCCCACGTGCTCGAGCAGCTCTCCAACAACAAGCTGATCCGCCCGGAGAGCGCCTACACCGGCCCCCGCAACGTCCCCTACCTCCCCCTCGACCAGCGGGGGTAGGCGGGAGGGGCCCGCGTTGACGCCCTCCGCGGGACGACCTATTCTTGATCTTCTGCGCTCTCATCCGGTCTGGGCATGAAACGCGAACCAATGGTCTTTGCGGTGGGGGGAATGCTCTTCGGCTTCGTTCTGGGCTACATGGTGGCGAACCTGGGGAGCAGCCCTGGCGACCCCCGGCCGGTCGCTCCTTCCATGGCCGGAGCGGCGGACCGCTCCCGCCCCCCCGCGAGCCCCCCCGCTCTCGATCCCAACGAGCTCAAGGCCCTGGAGTCCCTGGCCGCGCGCGAGAAGGGCAACTCCCAGGTGCGGGTGGAGCTCGGCAACCTGCTCATGGACCACTCCCGCTTCGATGAAGCCGCGCGCTACTACCGGGAGGCCCTGGCCCTGAACCCGGACCAGCCGGACGTCCGCGTGGACCTGGGGGCTTGCCTCGTCAACGGGGGCAAGCCAGCCGAGGGGCTCATGGAGTTCGAGAAGGCCCTCCAGAAGGACCCCGGCCACAAGAAAGCCCTCTTCAACAAGGGCATCGCCCTCATGGAGACGGGCCGGCCCCAGGA
Encoded here:
- a CDS encoding tetratricopeptide repeat protein; translation: MKREPMVFAVGGMLFGFVLGYMVANLGSSPGDPRPVAPSMAGAADRSRPPASPPALDPNELKALESLAAREKGNSQVRVELGNLLMDHSRFDEAARYYREALALNPDQPDVRVDLGACLVNGGKPAEGLMEFEKALQKDPGHKKALFNKGIALMETGRPQEAVAVWESLLKRFPDDPQLQGLRKQIDQVRAARRSS